The genomic stretch GCTTTTTTACAGCTTCGGTTTTTTGATATCTTAAAAGCTTATATTTTAATAATCTATTTAAAAAATCTGTTCTTTAAATTAAGGTACAGCTTTTTTATCATTTATCTTTTAATCGGCTTAAAGCTTTACAGCTTATTAGCTTTATCTTATTTAAAAACATCTTTAAGCTTATCGGCAAAATTCTTGCGTTTTTGATAGCATTTTCCGCCGTCAAGAGCATCTAATTCCTTTAAAAGCTCTTTTTGTTTTGAAGAAAGATTTGTAGGAGTTTCCACTATTACCTTGACATACTGGTCTCCTTTTCCTCTTCCGTTTAGCTGAGGAATTCCCTTGCCCTTAATCCTATATACAGTACCTGTCTGCGTTCCCTCTGCCACGCTGATTGTTTCTTCCGATTTATCAATAGTGGGAATTTTTATTTCACTTCCCAACGCTGCCTGAGCAAAGGTTATAGGAACCTCACAGTGCAAGTCATAATTTTTACGTACAAAAATCTTATGAGGAGAAACTCTTATGTTTATATATAAATCTCCGGGGCTTCCGCCTCTTAATCCAAAATTACCCTGTCCTGAAAGTGATAGAGTCTGACCGTCTGAAATACCTGCAGGAACGTTAACCTCCACAGTTTTTTGTCTGTTTGCTCTGCCGCTGCCGTTACAGGATTTACAGGGGTTTTTAATTATCTTTCCCGTTCCGTTACAAAAGCTACAGGAAACAGTGCTTGCAACAACTCCGAAAGGTGTTTGCTGCTGCTTTTTAACTCGTCCGCTTCCATGACACGAAGGACAGGTTTCGGGAGCTGTTCCTCCCTGTGCGCCTGTTCCGTTGCATTCGGGGCAAGACTCTCTGCGGGTGTACTTAACAGTTTTTTTACAGCCAAAAACAGCCTCTTCAAAGGATATTGTAACGCTTGTTTCAAGGTTATCTCCTCTTACAGGGCCGTTTGCATTTCTGCGGCCACCGCCTCCGAACATACTTCCGAAAAAGTCACCGAAAATATCACCTATATCTCCGAAATCTACATTTGTATATGCGCCGCCCGGACCTGC from Oscillospiraceae bacterium encodes the following:
- the dnaJ gene encoding molecular chaperone DnaJ; protein product: MADKRDYYEVLGLSKGASDEEIKKAYRKLAKQYHPDLNPGDKEAEVKFKEANEAYEILSDKEKKARYDQFGHAGVDPSYGAGPGGAYTNVDFGDIGDIFGDFFGSMFGGGGRRNANGPVRGDNLETSVTISFEEAVFGCKKTVKYTRRESCPECNGTGAQGGTAPETCPSCHGSGRVKKQQQTPFGVVASTVSCSFCNGTGKIIKNPCKSCNGSGRANRQKTVEVNVPAGISDGQTLSLSGQGNFGLRGGSPGDLYINIRVSPHKIFVRKNYDLHCEVPITFAQAALGSEIKIPTIDKSEETISVAEGTQTGTVYRIKGKGIPQLNGRGKGDQYVKVIVETPTNLSSKQKELLKELDALDGGKCYQKRKNFADKLKDVFK